One genomic window of Parabacteroides pacaensis includes the following:
- a CDS encoding PglZ domain-containing protein, whose protein sequence is MDEFVQKVVDSLTAKGKRLSIVRNPDGFLLRPDTQQNVLDKSGLLLLPVSSSIELRVRYELSDKNSNNKVCYIMNTPHELLPDLKFIFHIAPPFSVSSLLPACNETELLRAGLTFGMATYIYNKKYVHNLFPAETRELIKEAANLYGEDIHELSAHLKDIPLKWDQAETMDTICSLLIKAIRQDAYAEIEPVINELNEDFQQYINDRYFTLPSSSHIKKPKMVNQVLPYLMYKHQHTDKIALIVIDGMSYWQYLVLDKALNDKGMQTHKDITFAWLPSITKLSRQAIFRGNTPQNSYHQTPTAEKNLWTDFWTSSKRPSAKYMKTFEIGYTHNSLLTDNKNLYRQAFVDIELDGKMHSSSDNKDLYDLTHNWAKDAAEKIKHIQEQEYQIYITADHGNIYSHAWRTLKSQEKTYLFQNGSRGSRHLSYEDVNYLKNFLQSNKEIEKELLVRDNWAVWRNAKCFKGQDEITHGGSHFLEVIIPFVTIEKK, encoded by the coding sequence ATGGACGAGTTTGTACAAAAAGTAGTAGACAGTCTAACCGCAAAAGGAAAAAGACTCAGCATCGTAAGAAACCCCGACGGATTCTTGCTACGACCCGACACACAACAAAATGTATTAGATAAAAGCGGACTGCTCCTTTTACCGGTAAGTTCATCTATCGAACTACGGGTACGCTATGAGCTTTCGGACAAGAACTCAAATAACAAAGTTTGCTACATAATGAACACCCCCCATGAATTGCTGCCCGACTTGAAATTCATTTTCCACATAGCTCCCCCATTCTCTGTTTCAAGCCTCCTACCAGCTTGCAATGAAACAGAACTGCTCCGAGCCGGATTGACTTTCGGCATGGCAACCTACATATATAATAAAAAATACGTACATAACCTTTTTCCCGCCGAAACACGGGAATTAATAAAAGAAGCTGCCAACCTGTATGGTGAAGACATCCATGAATTGTCAGCCCATTTGAAGGATATCCCCTTGAAATGGGACCAGGCAGAAACAATGGATACTATTTGCAGCCTCTTGATAAAAGCAATCAGACAAGATGCTTATGCCGAAATCGAACCGGTAATCAACGAATTGAACGAGGATTTCCAGCAGTACATAAACGACCGGTACTTTACGCTACCCTCATCTTCTCATATAAAAAAACCGAAGATGGTAAACCAAGTATTACCTTATCTAATGTACAAACACCAGCATACTGACAAAATAGCATTAATTGTAATCGACGGGATGTCCTACTGGCAATATTTAGTGCTAGACAAAGCATTGAACGATAAAGGAATGCAAACTCATAAAGACATTACATTTGCCTGGTTACCATCCATCACCAAACTATCCCGGCAAGCCATCTTTCGTGGAAATACCCCTCAAAACAGCTACCACCAGACACCTACCGCTGAAAAGAACTTATGGACAGATTTTTGGACCTCCTCCAAGCGACCGTCGGCAAAATACATGAAAACTTTCGAAATAGGTTATACACACAATAGTTTATTAACCGATAACAAAAATTTATACAGGCAAGCATTTGTAGACATAGAGCTGGACGGAAAGATGCATAGCTCGTCAGACAATAAAGACTTGTACGATCTCACCCACAATTGGGCAAAAGACGCAGCGGAGAAAATAAAACACATACAGGAACAGGAATATCAGATTTACATCACGGCCGACCATGGCAATATCTATTCACATGCCTGGCGCACGCTTAAATCACAAGAGAAAACATACTTGTTTCAAAACGGAAGTCGAGGCAGCAGGCATCTCTCCTATGAGGACGTGAACTATCTGAAAAACTTTCTTCAATCGAATAAGGAAATAGAAAAGGAATTACTTGTCCGTGACAATTGGGCTGTTTGGCGAAACGCCAAATGTTTCAAAGGACAAGATGAAATTACACACGGAGGCTCTCACTTCTTAGAAGTAATAATACCCTTCGTAACGATAGAAAAGAAATAA